A part of Gracilimonas sp. genomic DNA contains:
- a CDS encoding M28 family metallopeptidase, translating to MKSLKATTLSLLFSFTFFGIAFSQTLETEVLREIGAAPSADRIEADISKLVSFGTRHTLSDTTSDTRGIGAARRWIKAEFERISEECGGCLEVFYVRDYIDGENRIPQPVEIVNVIAIQRGTSDPNRFVVMSGDIDSRVSDVMDGESESPGANDNASGVAGALEAARVLTNYEFEGSIMYAALSGEEQGLFGGEILAEYAKEKGWDIKGVLNNDMIGNIQGINQVIDNTTARVFSEGTRAVETEREGRIRRFTGGEVDSPSRNLARYVDKMADLYIRNLDVMMIYRLDRFGRGGHHRPFNEAGFPGVRIMETNEDYNRQHQDLRTEDGVEYGDVLDEVEFDFAAKLTGLNAVVMASMSWAPSPPAEVGIEGAVRPSTTLKWKALDPDQNPQLAGYKIYWRLTDANQWQKSEFVPADKTEHTLENVVIDNYYFGVASVSEDGFESPVVFPGPAGSFGD from the coding sequence ATGAAATCACTTAAAGCTACTACTCTTTCTCTTCTTTTCAGTTTTACTTTTTTCGGTATCGCTTTTTCACAAACTCTTGAAACGGAAGTGCTCCGTGAAATAGGTGCTGCTCCATCGGCAGATAGAATAGAGGCGGATATCAGCAAACTCGTTAGTTTTGGAACCCGTCACACTCTTTCTGATACCACTTCAGATACCCGCGGAATTGGGGCAGCCAGGCGCTGGATAAAAGCTGAATTTGAGCGTATTTCGGAAGAATGCGGCGGATGTCTAGAGGTGTTTTATGTTCGGGATTATATTGATGGTGAGAACCGGATCCCTCAACCAGTGGAAATTGTCAATGTAATAGCGATACAGCGAGGTACATCTGATCCGAATCGTTTTGTCGTAATGAGCGGTGATATCGATTCTCGGGTAAGTGATGTAATGGATGGGGAGTCAGAATCTCCAGGGGCAAATGATAATGCTTCCGGGGTTGCAGGTGCATTGGAAGCTGCTCGTGTTTTGACAAACTACGAATTTGAGGGCTCCATCATGTATGCAGCTCTTTCTGGTGAAGAGCAGGGCTTATTCGGTGGTGAAATACTAGCTGAGTACGCAAAGGAAAAAGGCTGGGATATCAAAGGAGTTTTGAATAATGACATGATTGGAAATATTCAGGGCATAAATCAGGTAATCGATAATACTACCGCCCGTGTGTTTTCGGAAGGTACCCGGGCAGTTGAAACAGAACGTGAAGGCCGAATTCGGCGCTTTACGGGTGGCGAGGTAGATTCTCCGTCCCGAAACTTAGCCCGGTATGTTGATAAGATGGCGGATCTCTACATCCGAAACCTGGATGTAATGATGATTTATCGTTTAGATAGGTTTGGACGGGGCGGACACCATCGTCCGTTTAATGAAGCGGGTTTCCCGGGGGTTCGTATTATGGAAACCAATGAAGACTACAATCGCCAGCATCAGGATTTAAGAACTGAAGACGGTGTTGAATATGGAGATGTACTGGATGAAGTAGAATTCGATTTCGCCGCCAAACTAACTGGATTGAATGCCGTCGTAATGGCATCGATGAGCTGGGCTCCAAGCCCGCCTGCTGAAGTCGGAATTGAAGGAGCTGTACGTCCAAGTACTACGTTAAAATGGAAAGCTCTGGATCCTGATCAAAATCCGCAGCTGGCTGGATATAAGATCTACTGGCGACTAACAGATGCCAACCAATGGCAAAAAAGTGAGTTTGTTCCTGCTGATAAAACCGAACATACCCTCGAGAATGTTGTAATTGATAATTATTACTTTGGCGTGGCCAGTGTTTCAGAAGACGGTTTTGAAAGTCCGGTTGTTTTCCCGGGCCCGGCTGGCTCGTTTGGAGATTAA
- a CDS encoding peptidoglycan DD-metalloendopeptidase family protein: protein MKAKSCIRFIGVLILTLLMGAESFAQTYQEKREELLKRQENTRAEINVLEARIKNYQQRVSQAEERFDKSFEQFQSLNNLIALQDDKIKSLQEEQSQIEAEIQLTEKEIELREQELEQLIDNYKQIILYAYKNGRAGNLELLLTSRSINQMLVRSNYLQRFEEQKTKQARLIKKNKQELDQVKDDLQDSYKKNQVVLGEIREEKEELGDQRQQQQETVEKIKQERSTWLEELRKTRQEKENLESTFTNLIAEEEDLREAENERLRRLEEARNIADAARRADEVEKYSRPIVRENFVSDEVLLTYENAFAQAKGSLPWPVNSKTVAKKFGRVRNPLYGTVTEHPGIDIVADAASPVKSVSDGYVFRIQPLPGYGDVVFVKHGSYYTAYGNLSRVDVEVGSILARGQQLGLSGTSQSELGEVIFFLVRQGNENLNPENWLTSK from the coding sequence ATGAAAGCGAAAAGCTGCATCCGTTTTATTGGAGTTTTGATTTTAACCTTGCTGATGGGGGCGGAGTCATTTGCTCAAACATATCAGGAGAAAAGAGAAGAACTGCTGAAGCGACAGGAAAATACCCGTGCAGAAATCAATGTGTTGGAAGCCCGGATTAAGAATTACCAGCAGCGGGTAAGTCAGGCTGAAGAACGTTTCGATAAGTCATTTGAACAATTTCAGTCATTGAATAACCTTATCGCTCTTCAGGATGATAAAATCAAAAGCCTGCAGGAAGAGCAAAGCCAGATTGAAGCAGAAATTCAGCTCACCGAAAAAGAAATTGAACTCAGGGAACAAGAGCTGGAACAGCTGATCGATAATTATAAGCAGATTATTTTATACGCCTATAAAAATGGCCGGGCAGGAAACCTGGAGCTGCTGTTAACTTCCAGGTCGATCAACCAAATGCTGGTTCGTTCAAATTATTTGCAACGGTTTGAAGAACAAAAGACGAAGCAGGCCAGGCTCATCAAAAAGAACAAACAAGAGCTGGATCAGGTAAAAGACGATTTACAGGATAGTTACAAGAAAAACCAGGTGGTGCTTGGTGAAATCCGCGAAGAGAAAGAAGAATTGGGAGATCAGCGACAGCAGCAGCAGGAAACGGTAGAAAAGATTAAGCAGGAGCGCAGCACATGGCTGGAGGAACTTCGTAAAACCCGCCAGGAAAAAGAGAATCTGGAAAGTACTTTCACGAACCTGATTGCCGAAGAGGAAGACCTGCGGGAAGCTGAAAATGAGCGTTTGAGACGATTGGAAGAAGCACGAAATATTGCCGATGCTGCCCGCCGTGCTGATGAGGTTGAGAAATACTCCCGCCCCATTGTTCGCGAAAATTTTGTGAGCGATGAAGTACTGCTGACTTATGAAAATGCTTTTGCACAGGCCAAGGGCAGCTTACCATGGCCGGTTAACAGCAAAACAGTAGCGAAAAAATTCGGGCGCGTCCGTAATCCTCTCTATGGTACAGTAACCGAGCATCCTGGTATCGATATTGTTGCTGATGCAGCCTCTCCGGTTAAATCGGTTTCGGATGGCTACGTATTTCGTATTCAGCCTTTACCGGGTTATGGGGATGTTGTATTTGTGAAGCATGGCTCCTACTACACTGCTTATGGTAATTTAAGTCGGGTTGATGTGGAAGTGGGAAGTATTCTTGCACGTGGTCAGCAGCTGGGTTTATCAGGAACCAGTCAGTCTGAATTGGGTGAAGTGATCTTTTTCCTGGTACGTCAGGGTAATGAGAACCTGAATCCTGAAAATTGGCTTACCTCAAAATAA
- a CDS encoding DUF4292 domain-containing protein: protein MTFQSPFSLLKFLVIGFVITSCTSTRTVTEGDFSRINIPEEDIVSEIPNYESELNAIKGKGRALVSEPGNSDRVTIDFEANRALSLLTFQNRIGIEGGQMLVDEDSILIYNKLDKVAQKISIYDGRMTSLNELASINILDLLNFKVEAKDIQSVWESNNSYQLRLKNGAQVFVNKEEGWVQQVDQTYEGMAPYSRIVYESYGELNGFTLPRKITIFSADGDSRVVFLVRSLEVNPGKLNLEIDIPKDIVIQRI from the coding sequence GTGACATTTCAATCCCCGTTTTCACTTTTAAAATTTTTGGTCATTGGTTTTGTAATCACTTCTTGTACCTCAACAAGAACGGTTACCGAAGGTGACTTTAGTCGAATCAATATCCCTGAAGAAGACATTGTTTCTGAGATTCCGAATTATGAATCGGAGCTTAATGCCATTAAAGGGAAGGGCCGGGCTTTGGTAAGTGAGCCGGGTAACAGCGACCGGGTTACTATTGATTTTGAAGCAAATCGCGCGCTAAGCTTGCTGACATTTCAAAACCGTATTGGTATTGAAGGCGGGCAAATGCTTGTAGACGAAGACTCTATCCTGATTTACAACAAGCTGGACAAGGTTGCTCAAAAAATTTCGATTTATGATGGCCGCATGACCAGCCTGAATGAGCTGGCTTCCATTAATATTCTGGACCTGCTTAACTTTAAGGTTGAGGCAAAAGATATTCAGTCAGTTTGGGAAAGCAATAATTCCTATCAGTTGCGGTTAAAAAACGGAGCTCAGGTTTTTGTGAATAAAGAAGAAGGATGGGTTCAGCAGGTTGATCAAACCTATGAAGGTATGGCACCATATTCACGCATTGTCTATGAAAGTTATGGTGAACTTAATGGATTCACATTACCAAGAAAAATCACGATCTTTAGCGCAGATGGCGATTCACGGGTTGTGTTTTTAGTAAGAAGCCTCGAGGTAAACCCTGGAAAACTTAATCTGGAAATAGACATTCCAAAAGATATTGTAATTCAAAGGATATGA
- a CDS encoding tetratricopeptide repeat protein, producing the protein MKVNKAEALKQAPALDFNNWERKHSEPPFLIITFLFIKREAASGLHMFKSRIIHPAFFIDEANEHKSHFPVILSVEMIAMKYFQTTFLIILLLGASPLLAQIQSDAELTGKAAYIQGLEAFENEEFETARDLLLEASRNLENASGVNYALADTYLQLDDLPNAALYGKQAAEAEPANKWYRLKLAQIYRAAGRNQATLDELKLLLDYHPNDFDALYMLADTYNDYGEFLKSNEMLDQILKLTGPDIQVLLMKFRNYESLVVPDSAIAQLEKVRKIDPDNLEMLNMLGEYYARNGEIDSAKKVLADALDRNARDPQSLINLAGIYLDEQKWDSAGTLLTNFIGDPLIEAVDKMNIARFLYSRVQQDSQNIQLRIETERVLDTLTESESEYGPAFTLAGEFYAQTAQPEKALEKLERANELLPQDDIAWRQRLQLLMGQQKYEEAIEVGQKADEVVPDDAFVQFFVGSAYMLNDQNNKAEEWLENAARAPARRPFKSIVYSTLGDVRANLEKHEASDEAYELALRYDPENDNAMNNYAYNLSVREENLERAKELALKAIEVAPENAAYLDTVGWVYFKLGDYDRARRFIDASIKTGAASAEVLEHMGDVEEQLGNMEEARKWWQQALDNDSTRTHLQEKIN; encoded by the coding sequence TTGAAAGTAAACAAAGCTGAAGCTTTAAAACAAGCCCCTGCACTAGATTTTAACAATTGGGAACGAAAACACTCCGAACCACCATTTCTAATAATCACTTTTCTATTTATCAAAAGAGAGGCAGCTTCAGGGCTGCATATGTTTAAAAGCCGGATAATCCATCCGGCTTTTTTTATTGATGAAGCAAATGAGCATAAATCACACTTTCCTGTTATACTTAGCGTTGAGATGATTGCAATGAAATATTTTCAAACCACTTTTTTAATAATACTTTTGCTTGGAGCCAGTCCTTTGCTTGCTCAAATTCAGTCTGATGCCGAACTGACTGGAAAGGCAGCCTATATACAGGGATTGGAAGCATTTGAGAATGAGGAATTCGAAACAGCCAGAGACTTATTGCTTGAAGCTTCCAGGAATTTGGAAAACGCATCAGGGGTGAATTATGCCTTAGCCGATACCTACCTTCAGCTGGATGATCTGCCTAACGCTGCACTCTATGGAAAGCAAGCAGCGGAAGCTGAGCCAGCTAATAAATGGTATCGGTTAAAACTGGCACAGATTTACAGGGCAGCGGGCCGGAATCAAGCCACGCTGGATGAACTCAAACTTCTGCTGGATTACCACCCCAATGATTTTGACGCATTATACATGCTGGCTGATACATACAATGACTATGGGGAATTCCTGAAATCAAATGAAATGCTGGATCAGATTCTAAAATTAACCGGACCTGATATTCAGGTTTTGTTGATGAAGTTCAGGAATTACGAATCGTTGGTTGTTCCGGATTCTGCCATAGCTCAACTCGAAAAAGTACGTAAGATCGATCCTGATAATCTGGAAATGCTGAATATGCTGGGAGAATATTATGCTAGAAATGGAGAGATTGATTCCGCAAAAAAAGTATTGGCAGATGCACTTGATCGGAATGCGCGCGATCCTCAATCATTAATTAACCTTGCCGGTATTTACCTCGATGAACAAAAGTGGGACAGTGCCGGCACACTACTTACCAATTTTATTGGTGACCCGCTGATTGAAGCAGTTGATAAAATGAATATCGCCCGTTTTCTATACTCCCGGGTTCAGCAAGATTCACAAAATATACAGTTGAGAATAGAGACAGAACGAGTGCTGGATACCTTAACCGAAAGTGAGTCAGAATATGGACCCGCATTTACATTGGCTGGTGAGTTTTATGCGCAAACGGCTCAACCCGAAAAAGCATTAGAGAAGCTGGAGCGGGCCAATGAATTACTTCCTCAAGATGATATAGCGTGGAGGCAGCGGCTTCAGTTATTAATGGGGCAGCAAAAATATGAGGAAGCCATTGAAGTAGGCCAAAAAGCAGATGAGGTCGTTCCTGATGATGCCTTTGTACAGTTCTTTGTGGGGAGTGCCTATATGCTTAACGACCAGAACAATAAAGCAGAAGAATGGCTTGAAAATGCTGCGCGGGCTCCCGCACGTCGCCCATTTAAGTCAATAGTTTATAGTACCCTGGGTGATGTAAGGGCGAATCTGGAGAAACACGAAGCTTCTGATGAAGCCTATGAACTGGCTCTTCGTTACGATCCCGAAAACGATAATGCGATGAACAATTATGCTTACAATTTATCGGTGCGCGAAGAAAACCTGGAACGAGCTAAAGAATTAGCACTAAAAGCCATTGAAGTAGCACCTGAAAATGCAGCTTACCTGGATACGGTAGGCTGGGTTTATTTCAAGCTTGGTGATTATGACAGAGCCCGCCGTTTTATCGATGCTTCCATTAAAACCGGTGCAGCAAGTGCTGAAGTTCTGGAGCACATGGGCGATGTGGAAGAACAACTTGGCAATATGGAAGAAGCCCGAAAATGGTGGCAGCAAGCTTTAGATAACGATTCAACCCGAACACATTTGCAGGAAAAGATAAATTAG
- a CDS encoding GNAT family N-acetyltransferase yields the protein MSVYIYIASEHHTSYADEICIMIEEAAHKRGTGIAKRDPEYIKKKIRNGNSVIALDNKTLVGFCYIEIWENKKYVANSGLIVNPDYRGQGIAKKIKSKAFELSRKKYPESKLFGITTSLPVMKINSDLGYRPVTFSELTQDDTFWNGCQSCPNYDILTRNERKNCLCTGMMFDPKNPNTKPKAEREKNIAKYYRWVRLKSAKFLKFINPINLFF from the coding sequence ATGTCTGTTTACATTTATATCGCTTCAGAGCATCACACTTCTTATGCAGATGAAATCTGTATTATGATTGAAGAGGCCGCACACAAACGCGGCACTGGTATTGCAAAGCGTGATCCTGAATACATCAAAAAGAAAATCAGAAATGGAAATTCTGTTATAGCCCTCGATAACAAAACACTGGTCGGTTTTTGTTACATCGAGATTTGGGAAAACAAGAAGTATGTGGCCAACTCGGGCCTGATTGTAAACCCGGATTACCGTGGACAGGGAATAGCAAAGAAAATTAAATCCAAAGCTTTTGAACTTTCCCGAAAGAAATACCCGGAGTCAAAATTATTTGGGATAACCACCAGCCTCCCGGTGATGAAAATTAACTCCGACCTGGGATATCGCCCGGTCACTTTTTCAGAACTTACCCAGGACGACACATTCTGGAATGGTTGTCAAAGCTGTCCTAACTATGACATCCTTACCCGAAATGAACGAAAGAATTGCCTTTGCACGGGAATGATGTTTGATCCTAAAAACCCAAACACGAAGCCTAAAGCCGAGCGGGAGAAAAATATCGCCAAGTATTATCGGTGGGTGCGGCTGAAGTCGGCCAAATTCCTGAAGTTTATTAACCCCATAAACCTGTTTTTTTGA
- a CDS encoding argininosuccinate synthase domain-containing protein, protein MNKKKKVLLAFSGGLDTSYCAIWLAKDQGYEVCTAAVNTGGFDKSEENALAEKAKNLGVENHIMLNVEEEFYQKGIKYLIFGNVLKNHTYPLSVSAERVFQAVAIAEYAKEIGADAIAHGSTGAGNDQVRFDLVFQVIAPDIEIITPIRDQKLSREEEVEYLKSHGVEQEWAKAKYSINKGLWGTSVGGAETLTSHKALPDEAWPTEVINGDSLLVELEFKNGEPIGINGEQMDSVSTIKRLNELAAPYGIGRDIHVGDTIIGIKGRVGFEAAAPMIIIKSHQLLEKHTLGKWQLYWKDQLSEWYGMLMHEGQYLDPVMRNIETFLEDTQKTVSGKVFIKLESKRFELEGIESENDLMGSKAGQYGEMNNAWSGEDVKGFTKILANSMLIQQKIQNHD, encoded by the coding sequence ATGAATAAAAAGAAAAAAGTCTTACTCGCCTTTAGTGGCGGACTCGACACCAGCTATTGTGCTATCTGGCTGGCTAAAGATCAGGGCTATGAAGTGTGTACCGCAGCTGTAAATACCGGTGGCTTTGATAAATCCGAAGAAAATGCACTGGCTGAAAAAGCCAAAAATCTAGGCGTCGAAAACCACATAATGCTAAATGTAGAAGAAGAATTCTACCAAAAAGGCATCAAATACCTCATCTTCGGCAACGTCTTAAAAAATCACACTTATCCACTTTCGGTAAGTGCTGAACGGGTATTTCAGGCGGTGGCTATTGCTGAGTACGCCAAAGAAATCGGGGCGGATGCCATCGCTCATGGAAGCACCGGCGCAGGAAATGATCAGGTTCGTTTTGACCTGGTGTTTCAGGTGATAGCTCCGGATATCGAAATCATCACTCCTATCAGAGATCAAAAACTGAGTCGTGAGGAAGAAGTGGAGTACCTAAAATCTCATGGTGTTGAACAGGAATGGGCGAAAGCCAAATATTCCATCAACAAAGGGCTTTGGGGAACTTCGGTGGGCGGAGCTGAAACGCTGACATCTCACAAGGCTTTGCCTGACGAAGCATGGCCAACAGAGGTCATTAATGGTGATTCGTTATTGGTTGAACTGGAATTCAAGAATGGAGAACCCATTGGAATTAATGGCGAGCAAATGGACTCCGTTTCAACGATTAAACGATTAAACGAACTCGCCGCTCCATATGGAATTGGAAGAGATATTCATGTAGGTGATACCATCATTGGCATTAAAGGCCGTGTTGGTTTTGAAGCAGCCGCACCGATGATCATCATTAAATCGCACCAGCTACTGGAGAAGCATACCCTTGGCAAATGGCAGCTCTACTGGAAAGATCAGTTGTCCGAATGGTACGGAATGCTGATGCACGAAGGTCAGTACCTCGATCCGGTAATGCGCAATATTGAAACCTTTCTGGAAGACACTCAAAAAACAGTGTCTGGCAAAGTATTTATAAAACTAGAATCCAAACGATTTGAGCTGGAAGGTATTGAATCAGAAAATGACCTTATGGGTAGTAAAGCAGGTCAATATGGAGAAATGAACAACGCCTGGAGTGGCGAAGACGTAAAAGGATTCACAAAAATTTTAGCTAACTCCATGCTTATCCAACAAAAAATACAGAACCATGATTAA
- the argC gene encoding N-acetyl-gamma-glutamyl-phosphate reductase, which translates to MIKAGIIGGAGYTAGELIRILLHHPEVEIESVVSRSHGGEFLYAAHPDLEGETSLKFDTELSKDVDVVFLCSGHGKSKAVVEGNGIPASAKIIDLSSDYRIKGEHNFVYGLPELNRNKIKEANHIANPGCFATCIQLILLPLAAKNLLNKPVHVTAITGSTGAGQNPTDTTHFSWRSNNASIYKPLKHQHLGEIKQSLEQLQNEFNQPVHFIPMRGAFTRGILAACYVELDPSAHEIERLYKEYYSEHPFVTVTDSSPDIKRVLGTNKAQIHIQKEDGQILITGVIDNLTKGASGQAVQNMNLMFGLDETAGLNLKSTAF; encoded by the coding sequence ATGATTAAAGCAGGCATTATAGGCGGAGCCGGGTATACGGCCGGTGAACTGATTCGCATTTTACTTCATCACCCTGAAGTGGAAATTGAAAGCGTGGTGAGCCGAAGTCATGGCGGGGAGTTTTTATATGCAGCCCATCCTGACCTGGAAGGAGAAACAAGCCTCAAATTTGATACTGAATTGTCAAAGGATGTGGATGTGGTTTTTCTGTGTTCTGGACATGGCAAATCAAAAGCAGTTGTTGAGGGAAATGGAATACCTGCATCAGCGAAAATTATTGATTTAAGCTCAGACTACCGTATCAAAGGTGAGCATAATTTTGTGTACGGATTGCCCGAATTAAACCGTAATAAAATTAAAGAAGCAAATCACATTGCTAATCCCGGATGTTTTGCGACTTGTATTCAGCTGATCCTGCTTCCGCTGGCAGCTAAAAACCTACTGAACAAACCGGTTCATGTAACCGCCATCACCGGAAGTACAGGCGCCGGACAAAATCCAACCGACACTACGCATTTCAGCTGGAGAAGTAATAACGCCTCCATCTACAAACCGTTGAAGCATCAGCATCTGGGAGAAATCAAACAGAGTTTGGAGCAGCTTCAGAATGAATTTAATCAACCGGTTCACTTTATTCCCATGCGGGGGGCTTTTACCCGCGGAATCCTGGCCGCCTGTTATGTTGAGCTGGACCCATCAGCACATGAGATAGAAAGACTTTACAAAGAATATTACAGCGAGCATCCTTTTGTAACAGTGACAGATTCTTCTCCTGATATAAAAAGGGTTTTAGGCACCAATAAAGCCCAGATTCACATTCAAAAAGAAGACGGACAAATATTAATCACGGGTGTGATTGACAACCTGACAAAAGGTGCTTCTGGCCAGGCTGTACAAAATATGAATTTAATGTTCGGACTGGATGAAACCGCCGGACTCAATCTAAAATCAACTGCATTTTAA
- the proC gene encoding pyrroline-5-carboxylate reductase encodes MAKKHDIAIIGAGNLGIAIAKGIAGAKLAKPKNMYLTRRHLEKLDHLKSQKFRLTSDNKEAVQHAEYIFLCVQPKQLPAVLEEINTVLDSEKHVLISTITGVEISTIEQHLEAEMPIIRAMPNTATAIQESMTCMCGKNVSNGQLQEVKTLFEALGEALIIDENLMKAATVLAASGIAFFLRYIRAATQGGIQLGFHAEEAQKIAMQTARGAASLLVEGHNHPETEIDKVTTPQGCTIAGLNEMEHQGLSSAVIKGLLASYEKINTITQ; translated from the coding sequence ATGGCTAAAAAACACGACATCGCGATCATAGGAGCTGGAAACCTGGGAATAGCTATTGCCAAGGGGATTGCCGGAGCAAAACTGGCCAAGCCAAAGAATATGTACCTGACCCGGCGCCATCTGGAAAAACTGGATCATCTGAAATCACAGAAATTCAGGTTGACTTCAGATAACAAGGAGGCTGTTCAGCATGCTGAATATATCTTCCTTTGCGTTCAACCCAAGCAATTGCCGGCTGTCCTGGAAGAAATAAACACTGTGCTGGATTCTGAAAAACATGTGCTTATCTCCACCATCACCGGTGTAGAAATCAGTACCATTGAACAGCATCTGGAAGCGGAAATGCCCATCATCCGGGCCATGCCAAACACTGCCACAGCCATACAGGAATCAATGACCTGTATGTGTGGCAAGAATGTATCCAATGGACAACTCCAGGAAGTGAAGACTTTATTCGAGGCATTGGGTGAAGCGCTTATCATCGACGAAAACCTGATGAAAGCAGCTACGGTTTTAGCGGCCAGCGGCATTGCTTTTTTCCTTCGATACATTCGTGCTGCAACTCAGGGTGGAATTCAGCTTGGTTTTCACGCTGAAGAAGCCCAGAAAATTGCCATGCAAACCGCCCGCGGAGCTGCTTCACTATTAGTGGAAGGCCACAATCACCCAGAAACTGAAATCGACAAAGTGACCACTCCACAAGGCTGTACCATTGCCGGGCTGAACGAGATGGAACACCAGGGACTGAGTTCGGCCGTCATTAAAGGGTTGCTCGCCTCCTACGAAAAAATCAACACCATTACGCAATGA
- a CDS encoding aminotransferase class III-fold pyridoxal phosphate-dependent enzyme, whose translation MNLFQVYPLFDVEPVKAKGNFVYDATGQKYLDFYGGHAVISIGHAHPHYVDRVNAQLNDIGFYSNSVPIGIQQELAKKLGKLSGYDDWNLFLCNSGAEANENALKVASAHNGRKKILAFKGAFHGRTSLAVAVTDNPNIVFPVNEGAEVLRFELNDFEGVEKALKQEDISSVIIEGIQGVGGIETPSPEFFQHLRTLCDETATVLILDEVQSGFGRTGKFFAHQLFGIEPDIISMAKGMGNGFPVGGVLIHPRFEASFGMLGTTFGGNHLACAASLAVLEVLEQDNLMQKAVQLGSYLKEKLEKLPKVQEVRGFGLMIGAEFNQPVAEWRKKLLYEHHIFTGSSSNKNVLRLLPPLSIGKEECDELITALKEVLK comes from the coding sequence ATGAACCTATTTCAAGTATATCCGCTTTTTGATGTTGAGCCCGTGAAGGCCAAAGGTAATTTTGTGTATGATGCTACCGGACAAAAATACCTCGATTTCTATGGCGGGCATGCCGTCATTTCAATCGGACATGCACATCCGCACTATGTAGATCGGGTAAATGCCCAGCTCAATGATATTGGCTTTTATTCCAATTCCGTACCTATTGGCATTCAGCAAGAACTCGCCAAAAAGCTGGGCAAGCTTTCTGGTTACGACGACTGGAATTTATTCTTATGTAATTCCGGAGCTGAAGCCAATGAAAATGCCCTGAAAGTTGCCTCCGCTCATAATGGACGAAAGAAGATTTTGGCCTTCAAAGGGGCTTTCCATGGGAGAACTTCGCTTGCCGTTGCAGTTACGGATAATCCCAATATCGTATTTCCGGTGAACGAAGGTGCGGAAGTTCTTCGCTTTGAATTGAATGATTTTGAAGGCGTTGAAAAAGCCCTAAAACAAGAAGATATAAGCTCGGTGATCATTGAAGGGATTCAGGGAGTAGGCGGGATTGAAACACCTTCACCGGAATTCTTCCAACACTTGCGAACGCTCTGCGATGAGACCGCTACCGTTTTAATTTTAGATGAAGTACAATCCGGATTTGGGCGAACCGGCAAGTTCTTTGCACATCAGTTATTCGGGATTGAGCCGGATATCATTTCGATGGCCAAAGGCATGGGTAACGGATTTCCGGTTGGCGGCGTGCTGATCCACCCCAGGTTTGAAGCATCATTCGGGATGCTGGGAACCACCTTTGGAGGCAATCACCTGGCCTGCGCAGCTTCTCTTGCAGTGCTTGAAGTTCTGGAGCAGGACAACCTGATGCAGAAGGCGGTACAACTCGGCTCCTATCTGAAAGAGAAATTAGAGAAACTTCCAAAAGTGCAGGAAGTCCGTGGTTTTGGGTTGATGATTGGCGCAGAGTTTAACCAGCCGGTAGCCGAATGGCGAAAAAAATTACTCTACGAGCATCATATTTTTACGGGTTCCTCTTCCAATAAAAATGTATTGCGCTTGCTCCCTCCGCTTAGCATCGGGAAAGAAGAATGCGACGAATTAATTACGGCCCTGAAGGAGGTTCTGAAATGA